From the Chitinolyticbacter meiyuanensis genome, one window contains:
- the pilQ gene encoding type IV pilus secretin PilQ, which yields MNKALRLQRLAGGVIAAAITLMVQAVDITNVEINNVSNEKQVVKVVFDGPVPQPTSFSVNTPPRLAFDFAGTANKAGKTAVQVNGTALRTINIAEGTGRTRLVLNLNKQAAYDAQVEGNTYLITVDGSSKAVVAKAETTHFAPASTAPATGADGLREVDFRRGVSGEGKIMIDLTSPNVGIDIRQQGTKLVVDFLKATLPENLQRRMDVADFGTPVQKIDTFRQGGNARMVIEPTGTWEYSAYQTENRFIVEVRKTSDNDKSIAALRPAYKGEKLSLNFQNVEIRTVLQVIAEFTGLNIITSDTVSGSLTLRLKDVPWDQALDIILQAKGLDQRRAGNVLWVAPRDELAAKEKQELEAKKQIAELEPTRTETFQLKYQKADDFKKILTDEKQKILSSRGSAVIDPRTNLLIIQDIPSKLDQIRDILEKTDIPVRQVMIEARIVEAEDGFSRNLGVKLHALGWKGDVTAGGGLTTKDYTNASGDSAPGPAIAGNVPSVNLPAAAIGGFGAGSIAMLVAGTDGMLGLELSALEQDGKGKIISSPRLVTADQTEAVIEDGQEIPYSESAQNGATSVSFKKATLSLKVTPQITPDGNVIMDVKVNKDSRGENTISGPAINTKQVTTKVLVENGGTVIIGGIYIQEQSNTVTQVPLLGDLPVVGNLFKNRVNIDNKRELLIFITPKVIDSDVSLR from the coding sequence ATGAACAAGGCACTCAGACTGCAGCGGCTAGCCGGAGGCGTGATCGCTGCCGCGATCACCTTGATGGTGCAGGCCGTCGACATCACCAATGTCGAGATCAACAACGTTTCCAACGAAAAGCAAGTGGTGAAGGTAGTCTTCGATGGCCCGGTTCCACAGCCGACCAGCTTTTCAGTCAATACCCCGCCCCGGTTAGCCTTCGATTTCGCTGGAACGGCGAATAAGGCTGGCAAGACTGCTGTGCAGGTGAATGGCACGGCACTGCGGACAATCAATATTGCCGAGGGCACTGGCCGTACTCGTCTGGTGCTGAACCTCAATAAGCAGGCTGCCTACGATGCACAAGTCGAAGGTAATACCTATTTGATCACCGTCGATGGCTCTTCCAAGGCGGTCGTCGCCAAGGCAGAAACCACACATTTTGCACCGGCTTCGACCGCACCTGCGACAGGGGCGGACGGGTTGCGTGAAGTCGATTTTCGTCGCGGCGTCAGTGGCGAAGGCAAGATCATGATCGATTTGACGAGCCCCAATGTTGGTATCGACATCCGCCAGCAAGGCACCAAATTGGTGGTTGATTTCCTCAAGGCCACCCTACCCGAGAACCTGCAGCGTCGTATGGACGTCGCCGATTTTGGCACCCCGGTTCAGAAGATCGATACCTTCCGCCAAGGTGGCAACGCCCGCATGGTAATTGAGCCGACAGGCACGTGGGAGTATTCGGCATATCAGACCGAAAATCGTTTTATCGTCGAAGTGCGTAAGACTAGCGATAATGACAAATCGATTGCAGCATTGCGTCCGGCATACAAGGGCGAAAAATTGTCGCTGAATTTCCAGAATGTGGAAATTCGTACGGTACTGCAGGTCATTGCGGAATTCACCGGCCTCAATATCATTACCAGTGACACGGTTTCCGGCAGCCTCACTCTGCGCCTGAAGGATGTGCCGTGGGATCAGGCACTCGACATCATCCTGCAAGCCAAGGGACTCGATCAACGCCGTGCCGGCAATGTACTGTGGGTTGCGCCGCGGGATGAGCTTGCAGCCAAAGAGAAGCAGGAGCTCGAAGCGAAGAAACAGATTGCTGAACTTGAACCGACTCGGACCGAGACGTTTCAGCTGAAATACCAGAAGGCTGATGATTTCAAGAAGATCCTCACAGACGAGAAGCAGAAAATCCTGTCGTCCCGTGGGAGTGCGGTAATCGATCCTCGCACCAATTTGTTGATCATCCAGGATATTCCGTCCAAGCTGGACCAGATTCGGGACATTCTCGAGAAGACCGATATTCCGGTACGTCAGGTCATGATCGAGGCGCGTATTGTGGAGGCGGAGGACGGGTTCAGCCGCAACTTGGGTGTGAAGCTTCACGCACTTGGTTGGAAGGGAGATGTAACCGCCGGCGGCGGTCTAACTACCAAGGACTACACCAATGCATCGGGCGATTCGGCGCCGGGTCCTGCAATTGCGGGTAACGTGCCGTCCGTCAACCTGCCGGCGGCAGCAATCGGTGGATTCGGCGCCGGCTCGATTGCGATGCTGGTGGCGGGGACCGATGGCATGCTTGGTTTGGAATTGTCTGCGTTGGAGCAAGATGGCAAAGGCAAGATCATTTCTAGTCCACGGCTTGTGACGGCTGATCAGACCGAAGCCGTAATTGAGGATGGCCAGGAAATTCCGTATTCGGAATCCGCGCAGAATGGTGCTACCTCCGTCTCGTTCAAGAAGGCAACCTTATCGCTGAAGGTTACGCCGCAAATTACGCCTGATGGCAATGTCATCATGGATGTAAAGGTGAACAAGGATAGTCGTGGTGAAAACACAATCAGCGGGCCGGCTATTAATACCAAGCAGGTGACGACGAAGGTTTTGGTGGAAAATGGTGGCACTGTCATTATCGGTGGCATTTACATCCAAGAGCAAAGCAATACTGTGACTCAGGTGCCGCTGTTGGGTGATCTCCCTGTGGTCGGTAACTTGTTCAAGAATCGTGTAAATATCGATAACAAGCGAGAACTGTTGATCTTTATTACTCCGAAGGTCATAGACAGCGACGTATCGTTGCGCTAA
- a CDS encoding pilus assembly protein PilP — MKMQMSRLSSCKALCPLALAVLLLTGCFGEEHGDLKEWMRENSEGLRGKIDPAPEVKTVEPFVYDAFSLLDPFDPAKMVLAKKGSGGGIAPNTNRPKEVLENYDLEKLRMVGVLQQGKVIQALISAPDRNLYRVKVGNYMGQNFGMVVSINETEVKLKEIVEDSGGDWVERETVLSLDEAEQK; from the coding sequence ATGAAGATGCAGATGAGCAGACTTAGTTCATGCAAAGCGCTGTGCCCTTTGGCATTGGCCGTCTTGTTGCTGACCGGTTGCTTCGGTGAGGAGCATGGCGATCTCAAGGAATGGATGCGCGAGAATAGTGAAGGACTACGGGGTAAAATTGATCCGGCTCCCGAGGTGAAAACGGTCGAACCCTTCGTCTACGACGCTTTCTCGCTGCTGGATCCGTTCGATCCCGCCAAGATGGTATTGGCCAAGAAAGGCAGTGGTGGCGGCATAGCGCCCAATACCAATCGGCCCAAGGAGGTGCTGGAAAACTATGACCTGGAAAAGTTGCGCATGGTCGGTGTGCTGCAGCAGGGCAAGGTGATTCAGGCGCTGATCAGCGCACCGGATAGAAACCTCTACCGGGTCAAAGTCGGCAATTACATGGGCCAGAATTTTGGCATGGTGGTCTCGATCAACGAAACCGAAGTCAAGCTCAAGGAAATCGTCGAGGACAGTGGCGGTGACTGGGTCGAGCGCGAGACGGTCCTATCTCTGGATGAAGCGGAGCAGAAATAA
- a CDS encoding type 4a pilus biogenesis protein PilO: MTLDELRSLDPKDIGNWPAAAQLGLLVIMFVVIVLVGHFYVWSDQLTLLDEGKAREEQLKEEFKQKKAKAVNLEAYRQQLLEIQQSFGALLKQLPNKSEMETLLTEINQAGVGRGLQFELFKPGSEVKTAEFAELPISIKISGSYHDLAAFVSDVAKLSRIVTLGDMKLTNKQAGQLTLEATVKTYRALDEAEQQEIRKAEAEAKKQRRN, encoded by the coding sequence ATGACGCTCGACGAACTCAGGAGCCTTGACCCCAAGGACATCGGCAATTGGCCTGCCGCAGCCCAACTCGGTTTGTTGGTGATCATGTTCGTGGTCATCGTGTTGGTAGGGCACTTCTATGTCTGGTCTGACCAACTCACCTTGCTTGATGAAGGCAAGGCGCGGGAAGAACAGTTAAAGGAAGAGTTCAAGCAGAAGAAGGCGAAAGCGGTCAATCTAGAGGCTTATCGCCAACAGCTACTTGAGATCCAGCAGTCATTTGGTGCGTTGTTGAAGCAGCTGCCGAACAAGTCTGAAATGGAAACGCTGCTGACTGAAATCAACCAAGCAGGCGTAGGCCGCGGACTGCAGTTCGAATTGTTTAAGCCAGGTAGCGAAGTCAAGACTGCAGAGTTCGCTGAGCTGCCAATCAGCATCAAAATCTCCGGTTCGTACCATGATCTCGCCGCATTTGTTAGCGATGTGGCCAAGCTGTCTCGCATTGTCACCTTGGGCGATATGAAGTTGACGAACAAACAAGCAGGGCAGCTGACGCTGGAGGCGACGGTGAAGACCTATCGTGCGCTCGACGAAGCGGAACAGCAGGAAATCCGCAAGGCTGAGGCTGAAGCGAAGAAGCAAAGGCGGAACTAA
- a CDS encoding PilN domain-containing protein — MIRINLLPHREQKRLARQRRYLALLGIVFAAAVGVVVAGYLVLEARISTQDERNQFLTDENTKLDREIAEIERLKAEKDALLARKQVVERLQSNRSESVRIVDQLVRQTPEGIYLKDIQQTDDKLTLTGYAQSNARVSTLMRNLNDSEVFEQPLLIEVKAAQVGNQRLSEFNLSIKVTRTLAVDPEADKNKQGGAQ; from the coding sequence ATGATCAGGATTAACCTCTTACCTCACCGCGAACAGAAGCGGCTGGCGCGGCAGCGTCGTTATCTCGCCTTACTGGGTATCGTGTTTGCGGCGGCCGTCGGCGTTGTCGTTGCGGGCTATTTGGTGCTGGAAGCGCGCATCAGCACGCAGGATGAGCGCAACCAGTTTCTCACCGACGAAAACACCAAGCTGGACCGCGAGATTGCCGAGATTGAGCGACTCAAGGCTGAGAAGGATGCGTTGTTGGCACGTAAGCAGGTGGTCGAGCGGCTGCAATCTAACCGTTCCGAATCTGTGCGCATCGTCGACCAGCTGGTGCGGCAGACACCTGAAGGGATCTATCTCAAGGATATTCAACAGACTGACGATAAGTTAACGCTAACCGGCTATGCCCAATCCAACGCGCGCGTGTCGACGCTGATGCGCAACCTCAACGATTCCGAAGTGTTCGAGCAGCCGTTGCTGATCGAGGTTAAGGCGGCCCAAGTAGGCAATCAGCGTTTGTCTGAGTTCAATCTCAGCATCAAGGTTACTCGGACATTGGCTGTTGATCCGGAAGCGGACAAGAACAAGCAAGGGGGCGCGCAATGA
- a CDS encoding pilus assembly protein PilM — protein sequence MNLDFLKPKAAPLIGVDISSSAVKMVELSVAGRNYSLDRYTIEPLPKDAVSDGNITNPDAVTDALRRAWRQLGSRVKNVSIALPAAAVITKKILVPVGLSERDLENQVETEANQYIPFSLDEVNLDFQVLGPSPAVPDEEDVLIAAAKKEKVDERVAVVEGAGLKASVVDVELYATQAAFELMRPQLPGRGENQIVAVVDIGATAMHMNIFKDGQSIYSRDQAYAGNQLTQEIQRKFNMSFEEAEQAKKSGGLPENYEPEVLQPFIDTLALEISRSLQFFYTSSNFNSVDHILLAGGCSAIHGLDEAVSSRTQVASAMRANPFYGMATGKLRGKQIQLDAPSLLIACGLAMRRFDPS from the coding sequence TTGAATCTCGACTTTCTCAAGCCCAAGGCAGCGCCGTTGATCGGCGTGGACATCAGCTCGTCGGCCGTGAAGATGGTCGAACTGAGCGTGGCCGGGCGTAACTACAGCCTGGACCGTTATACCATCGAACCCCTCCCCAAGGATGCGGTGTCGGACGGTAACATCACCAACCCGGATGCCGTGACCGACGCGCTACGCCGGGCCTGGCGGCAACTGGGCTCGCGCGTGAAGAACGTCTCCATCGCCCTGCCTGCTGCTGCGGTGATCACCAAGAAGATATTGGTGCCTGTTGGCCTGTCCGAGCGTGATCTGGAAAACCAGGTCGAAACCGAAGCTAATCAATACATCCCCTTCTCGCTTGACGAAGTGAACCTCGACTTCCAAGTGTTGGGTCCATCTCCAGCTGTACCGGATGAAGAGGACGTATTGATCGCTGCGGCGAAAAAGGAAAAGGTCGATGAGCGGGTTGCCGTGGTCGAGGGCGCCGGTCTCAAGGCTTCGGTTGTCGACGTCGAACTCTATGCTACGCAGGCCGCCTTCGAACTGATGCGCCCGCAGCTGCCCGGCCGAGGCGAGAACCAGATCGTTGCGGTCGTGGACATCGGTGCCACAGCGATGCACATGAATATCTTCAAGGATGGGCAGTCGATTTATAGCCGTGATCAAGCGTATGCCGGCAACCAGCTGACGCAGGAAATACAGCGTAAGTTCAACATGTCGTTCGAAGAGGCAGAGCAGGCCAAGAAGTCGGGTGGGCTGCCGGAAAACTACGAGCCGGAAGTCCTGCAACCCTTCATCGACACGCTAGCGCTGGAAATCTCGCGCTCGCTGCAGTTCTTCTATACGTCGAGCAACTTCAACTCGGTTGATCATATCCTGCTGGCTGGCGGCTGCAGTGCCATACATGGCCTCGACGAGGCGGTTTCCAGCCGAACCCAGGTCGCCAGTGCGATGCGCGCCAATCCTTTCTATGGCATGGCCACCGGTAAGCTCCGGGGCAAACAAATACAACTCGATGCGCCCAGCTTGTTGATCGCGTGCGGGCTCGCGATGCGGAGGTTCGACCCGTCATGA
- a CDS encoding penicillin-binding protein 1A, whose protein sequence is MALFAVGLLFFAVLLTYPRLPSLNALTDYRPKIPLRVYTADQVLIGEFGEERRAFVPIAQVPAVMKQALLAAEDERFYTHGGVDYVGVVRAMLGNVLSGQSQSGASTITMQVARNFYLTNEKTFTRKFNEALLSFKIEHNLSKDQILELYINQIYLGQRAYGFAAAAQTYFGKPLSQLSIAEAAMLAGLPKAPSKYNPVANPKRATLRQHYVLRRMHELKFIDGAQYQAALKEPLKVRQSAGIQYTVHAEYLAEMVRQAMYERYKDAAYTQGFKVYTTLDSQQQTAAYGALRKGLQVYDNRHGYRGPEGYIDATLLQQGKEDLLVDALEGSEDAGEFKLAVVNEASSKQVSAVLKNGEVIRIDSDGLRAVRFALSDKASPTTRIRAGALIRVREGDKGWQITQLPQVEGAFVALDPSNGAIRALVGGFDFNRNHFNHVTQAWRQPGSSFKPFVYSAAIERGVTPATMVNDAPLVIDPQDIGGQRWEPKNYDGRYAGMMSVRDALTRSKNLVSIRLLQSIGPKYAQQHITRFGFPANKHPAYLTMALGAGSVTPLQLAEGYAVFANTGYRVLPYFIDRIESDRGELLARMEPEVAGKNAKRTLDARNAFVMTSMMQDVVRRGTAAKAKVLGRHDLAGKTGTTNDAIDAWFAGYNPDVVAVVWMGFDQPRSLGGSETGGAAALPIWIDFMSVALNGKPERQQPVPDGLIVRSTETEGGALNEYFYAEFPETNPELGLGSGGAAAQPLEEIKDQLF, encoded by the coding sequence TTGGCTTTATTTGCCGTCGGTCTGCTGTTTTTCGCCGTCCTGCTTACCTATCCTCGACTTCCCTCGCTCAATGCGCTAACCGATTACCGTCCCAAAATACCCCTTCGCGTCTATACCGCCGATCAAGTGCTGATCGGCGAGTTCGGCGAAGAACGCCGCGCCTTCGTTCCCATCGCCCAGGTGCCTGCCGTGATGAAGCAGGCCTTGCTCGCCGCCGAGGATGAACGTTTTTACACCCATGGCGGCGTCGATTATGTCGGTGTAGTAAGGGCTATGCTTGGCAACGTGCTATCCGGGCAATCTCAATCGGGCGCCAGTACCATCACCATGCAGGTGGCACGCAATTTTTATCTAACCAACGAAAAAACCTTTACAAGAAAATTCAACGAAGCATTGCTTTCGTTCAAGATTGAGCACAATTTATCGAAGGATCAGATCCTCGAGCTCTACATCAACCAGATTTATCTCGGTCAGCGGGCATATGGATTTGCCGCCGCCGCGCAAACTTATTTCGGCAAACCGCTCTCTCAGTTATCGATCGCCGAGGCAGCCATGCTGGCCGGCCTGCCCAAGGCCCCGTCCAAGTACAATCCGGTTGCCAATCCCAAGCGGGCCACGCTACGGCAGCACTACGTACTGCGCCGCATGCACGAGCTCAAGTTCATTGACGGCGCCCAGTACCAAGCCGCGCTGAAGGAACCACTGAAAGTCCGGCAAAGCGCTGGCATCCAATATACGGTCCACGCCGAGTACTTGGCCGAGATGGTGCGCCAAGCAATGTACGAGCGTTACAAGGATGCCGCCTACACCCAGGGATTCAAGGTCTACACGACACTCGACAGCCAGCAGCAGACAGCCGCGTACGGCGCGCTACGCAAGGGCCTGCAAGTTTACGACAACCGTCATGGTTATCGCGGCCCGGAAGGCTATATCGACGCCACTCTCTTACAACAAGGCAAGGAAGATTTGCTTGTCGACGCACTCGAAGGCAGCGAGGATGCCGGCGAGTTCAAGCTCGCGGTAGTGAATGAGGCGAGTAGCAAGCAGGTATCCGCAGTCCTAAAAAACGGTGAAGTAATTCGCATTGATAGCGACGGCCTGCGCGCAGTTCGCTTCGCTCTATCGGACAAGGCCTCGCCGACGACCCGCATCCGCGCCGGCGCCTTGATCCGCGTCCGTGAAGGTGACAAGGGTTGGCAGATTACCCAGCTGCCGCAAGTCGAGGGGGCGTTTGTCGCGCTAGATCCAAGCAATGGCGCCATCCGCGCGCTGGTCGGCGGCTTCGACTTCAACCGCAATCATTTCAATCATGTCACCCAGGCTTGGCGGCAACCGGGCTCCAGCTTCAAGCCCTTTGTCTATTCAGCGGCCATCGAGCGCGGTGTCACTCCGGCAACCATGGTGAACGATGCCCCGCTGGTCATCGACCCGCAGGACATCGGCGGCCAACGCTGGGAACCAAAGAACTACGATGGCCGCTATGCCGGCATGATGTCGGTCCGCGATGCGCTCACCCGCTCGAAGAATCTGGTTTCGATCCGGCTGCTGCAGTCGATCGGTCCTAAGTACGCGCAACAACACATCACCCGCTTCGGCTTTCCCGCCAACAAGCATCCTGCCTATCTGACAATGGCACTTGGCGCAGGGAGCGTCACGCCGCTACAACTGGCCGAGGGCTACGCAGTGTTCGCCAATACTGGCTACCGCGTGCTGCCCTACTTCATCGATCGGATCGAGAGCGACCGGGGCGAGCTGCTTGCCCGGATGGAACCGGAAGTGGCCGGCAAGAACGCCAAGCGCACGCTGGATGCCCGTAACGCCTTCGTCATGACCTCGATGATGCAGGATGTGGTCCGCCGTGGCACCGCCGCGAAAGCCAAGGTGCTGGGCCGCCACGATCTGGCCGGCAAGACCGGCACGACCAACGATGCAATCGACGCCTGGTTCGCCGGCTACAACCCCGATGTGGTCGCCGTGGTGTGGATGGGTTTCGATCAACCACGCTCGCTGGGGGGCAGCGAAACCGGTGGCGCCGCAGCGCTGCCAATCTGGATCGACTTCATGAGCGTGGCACTCAACGGCAAGCCTGAGAGGCAGCAGCCAGTTCCGGACGGCCTGATCGTCCGCTCGACCGAGACCGAAGGCGGTGCGCTCAACGAGTACTTCTATGCCGAATTCCCGGAAACCAATCCCGAGCTGGGCTTGGGCAGCGGTGGCGCAGCGGCGCAGCCCCTGGAAGAGATCAAGGACCAGCTGTTTTAA
- a CDS encoding flagellar brake protein — MQSPSLAPTYLKDPSPYLVDAAVEVDHLLQHLLLHGGLLCLYPKGRREPVVISAILELDNTQLYLDSSPDSTINQLLLRRGLIAVTQLRGVKHQFESELVASAEIDQRLALAIPRPRQMLRLQRRRSYRLALPLGAPILCTLSEMAVALPIADLSQDGLALVADAPLDLQLGQTLATASFALPDGSKIEAALRLQSVVEAPRKVGPPAIHYGFRMLSLSPAARRALQRYLVQLERQRLERER; from the coding sequence ATGCAATCTCCCAGCCTCGCCCCCACCTACCTCAAGGATCCCAGCCCCTACTTGGTCGACGCCGCTGTCGAAGTGGATCATCTGTTACAACATCTGCTGCTACATGGGGGTCTGCTCTGCCTTTATCCCAAGGGAAGGCGAGAGCCCGTGGTCATCAGCGCGATCCTGGAACTCGACAATACGCAGCTGTATCTCGACTCCAGTCCGGACTCCACGATCAATCAACTGCTATTGCGGCGTGGCCTGATTGCGGTGACGCAGCTGCGAGGCGTCAAACATCAGTTCGAAAGCGAGCTGGTGGCCTCCGCCGAGATTGACCAGCGCTTGGCGCTCGCCATTCCGCGTCCTCGTCAAATGCTGCGGTTGCAAAGGCGACGCAGCTATCGTCTGGCACTACCATTGGGGGCGCCGATCTTGTGTACATTGAGCGAAATGGCCGTCGCCTTGCCGATCGCGGATTTGAGTCAGGACGGCTTGGCGCTGGTCGCCGATGCGCCATTGGATCTGCAACTTGGCCAGACCTTGGCCACAGCAAGCTTCGCGCTGCCGGATGGCAGCAAGATCGAGGCCGCATTGAGGCTCCAATCCGTGGTCGAAGCGCCGCGCAAAGTGGGGCCACCTGCGATCCACTACGGCTTTCGCATGCTCTCACTCTCGCCAGCAGCGCGCCGTGCACTACAGCGTTATCTGGTGCAACTGGAACGCCAGCGCCTGGAGCGTGAACGATGA
- a CDS encoding NAD(P)H-hydrate dehydratase — translation MNPHELWHSTALRQLEQRHADHQPGLMVLAGSAIADWIMDHYTKQPIAVVAGPGNNGGDALIAAQQLQRAGWPIQVHRYGSCLHAELEKGLLITTTPTEPGAGILLDGLFGIGLHQAPRDEAADWIQCINLSGSTIIAIDVPSGLDSDTGHVPGAVVHAAQTLTLIGNKPGLHTGIGRDVAGNVHVLDLGVAANDTANYTLITRENVSWLPARAHASHKGSFGTAAVIGGGEGMVGAALLAGRAALHAGTGKVFVGLLDDTLAVDPQQPELMIRAASALSHQAEIDVFAIGPGLGQSDAALALVDHALVLPQPLILDADALNLVSSHLALQHQLKARPINSTILTPHPAEAARLLGSTTGEVQTNRIAAAEQLRDRYQCTVVLKGAGSIIAAPDAATAINGSGNGALAAAGQGDVLTGVIAALLAQGLNAYDAARLAVWAHGFAADQWRQHYPTGIGLTASDTLQLVRGVLNHRDFGIAV, via the coding sequence ATGAATCCACATGAGCTCTGGCACAGCACAGCGTTGCGACAGCTTGAACAACGTCACGCCGACCATCAGCCTGGTTTGATGGTACTGGCCGGTTCAGCCATTGCCGATTGGATCATGGATCATTACACCAAACAGCCTATCGCTGTCGTCGCAGGCCCAGGCAACAACGGTGGTGATGCATTGATTGCGGCACAGCAGCTGCAACGAGCGGGGTGGCCAATCCAGGTTCATCGGTATGGCTCCTGTCTCCACGCGGAGCTCGAGAAGGGTTTGCTCATCACGACCACCCCGACTGAACCAGGTGCCGGCATCTTGCTGGACGGACTGTTCGGCATCGGTCTGCATCAGGCTCCACGCGATGAAGCAGCGGATTGGATCCAGTGCATCAACCTGAGTGGTAGCACTATCATCGCCATTGATGTGCCGAGTGGGCTCGATAGTGACACCGGACATGTACCCGGTGCAGTGGTGCATGCAGCCCAGACACTAACCCTGATTGGTAACAAACCCGGCCTCCACACCGGCATCGGGCGGGATGTGGCGGGGAACGTCCACGTGCTGGATCTAGGTGTCGCCGCAAATGACACAGCAAACTACACGCTGATAACTCGCGAGAATGTGTCCTGGCTACCAGCGCGTGCCCACGCCTCTCACAAAGGCAGCTTTGGCACTGCCGCGGTCATTGGCGGCGGCGAAGGCATGGTCGGTGCCGCCTTGCTGGCCGGCCGAGCGGCATTGCATGCGGGCACCGGCAAGGTGTTTGTCGGGTTGCTGGATGACACTCTTGCAGTGGATCCGCAGCAGCCGGAATTGATGATTCGAGCAGCTTCTGCGTTATCGCACCAAGCCGAGATTGATGTATTCGCCATCGGTCCGGGGCTGGGTCAAAGCGATGCCGCACTCGCCTTGGTCGACCATGCTTTAGTGCTGCCACAACCGCTAATACTGGATGCCGACGCACTCAATTTAGTGAGTAGCCATCTGGCTCTTCAGCATCAGCTCAAGGCACGACCAATCAACAGCACCATATTGACGCCGCACCCTGCCGAAGCAGCACGTCTGCTTGGCAGCACTACCGGTGAAGTCCAGACCAATCGGATTGCTGCAGCGGAACAACTGCGAGATCGATATCAATGTACCGTTGTATTGAAAGGCGCCGGCAGCATCATCGCCGCCCCCGACGCGGCCACTGCCATCAACGGTAGCGGCAACGGCGCACTCGCGGCTGCAGGGCAAGGAGACGTGCTCACCGGGGTGATCGCCGCCCTGCTGGCGCAAGGCTTGAACGCTTATGACGCCGCACGGCTTGCCGTATGGGCTCATGGCTTTGCCGCTGACCAGTGGCGCCAACATTACCCGACAGGGATTGGCCTGACGGCCTCCGATACGCTGCAGCTGGTTCGGGGGGTGCTCAATCACAGGGATTTTGGTATCGCCGTTTAA
- a CDS encoding IS3 family transposase (programmed frameshift) encodes MRKSRFTDEQIIAILKEAEAGLPAVELCRKHGISDATFYKWRAKFGGMDVPEARRLKQLEDENNRLKRLVADQALDIQMLKEVPGKKLSRPAQRRTVARQLMLAHGISERRACALVQIARNTLRHQPPPDPNAVLRQRLRELAAQRRRFGAPRLHVLLQREGWRINHKRVERLYREEGLSLRLRHRKKRPSHLRVVLPLAAGPDQRWAMDFVADSLWNGRRIRLLAIIDTWHREAVWIEVDHSLSGVRVARVLEQLRLGGRLPALIQVDNGPEFTSRALDEWAHRHGVKLQFIRLGKPVENAFIESFNGRLREECLNQLVFHNLAQARTMIESWRQDYNHVRPHSALQYQTPMQYWETHQPQHEQIAN; translated from the exons ATGCGCAAGTCCCGTTTTACCGATGAACAGATCATCGCCATCCTCAAAGAGGCCGAAGCAGGTCTGCCAGCTGTCGAGCTGTGCCGCAAACACGGCATCTCGGATGCCACTTTCTACAAGTGGCGCGCCAAATTCGGCGGCATGGACGTCCCCGAAGCGCGGCGCCTCAAACAACTTGAAGACGAGAACAATCGCCTCAAGCGGCTGGTCGCTGACCAAGCCCTCGACATCCAGATGCTCAAGGAAGTGC CTGGCAAAAAACTGAGCCGGCCCGCTCAACGCCGTACTGTTGCACGCCAGTTGATGCTGGCGCACGGCATCTCGGAACGGCGGGCCTGTGCATTGGTCCAGATCGCGCGCAATACCCTGCGCCATCAGCCACCGCCTGACCCCAATGCGGTATTGCGGCAACGCCTGCGTGAGCTGGCTGCACAACGGCGGCGCTTTGGTGCGCCGCGGCTGCATGTGCTGCTACAGCGGGAAGGCTGGCGTATCAACCACAAGCGGGTGGAGCGGCTTTACCGTGAAGAAGGCTTGTCGTTGCGTTTACGTCATCGCAAGAAACGCCCCAGTCACTTGCGCGTGGTGTTGCCGCTGGCAGCCGGACCTGATCAGCGCTGGGCGATGGATTTTGTGGCAGACAGTTTATGGAATGGCCGACGTATTCGCCTGCTGGCGATCATCGACACCTGGCATCGTGAGGCCGTCTGGATCGAAGTGGATCACTCACTCTCTGGTGTCAGAGTGGCACGGGTACTGGAGCAACTGCGCCTGGGTGGCCGCTTGCCCGCGCTGATTCAGGTCGACAATGGTCCGGAGTTCACCAGTCGGGCACTGGATGAATGGGCGCATCGCCATGGGGTGAAGCTGCAATTCATCCGGCTCGGCAAACCGGTGGAGAACGCCTTCATCGAGAGCTTCAATGGCCGACTAAGGGAGGAGTGCCTGAACCAGTTGGTGTTTCACAACCTGGCCCAAGCCCGAACCATGATCGAATCTTGGCGACAGGACTACAATCATGTCCGGCCGCATAGTGCCCTGCAGTACCAGACCCCGATGCAGTATTGGGAAACCCATCAACCCCAACATGAGCAAATCGCTAACTAA